A window of Echeneis naucrates chromosome 13, fEcheNa1.1, whole genome shotgun sequence contains these coding sequences:
- the drc12 gene encoding dynein regulatory complex protein 12 isoform X2: MSSKKKTKKTTKKNPEKCDSDLETKYRRSVMDIAILQDRIALHCESVAKVQSDRSDLRTCLKDSEQKLLQERQDHRDINSALSHEYKTMKMELTKKVKRLEKEVSLLNEELALCQEELKKEKREREKMEQDNDAAITDLLRKVDSMSTHYEKVLHDTLDSLTSQLSVAQQRWENKNTSFYQNYEELLSEFGLNAQDI, translated from the exons ATGTCTTctaagaaaaagacaaaaaagaccacaaagaaaaatccagaaaaat GTGACAGTGACCTGGAGACAAAGTATAGGCGCAGTGTTATGGATATAGCCATCCTGCAGGATCGCATTG CGTTACACTGTGAGTCTGTAGCAAAGGTCCAGTCTGATAGAAGTGACTTGAGGACATGTTTGAAAGACTCGGAGCAGAAGCTGCTGCAAGAGAGACAAGACCACAGGGATATCAACTCTG CCCTCAGTCACGAGTACAAAACCATGAAGATGGAGCTGACTAAGAAGGTGAAGAGACTGGAGAAGGAGGTCAGCCTGCTGAATGAAGAACTTG CCCTGTGTCAGGAGGAactaaagaaagagaaaagagaacgtGAGAAGATGGAACAGGACAATGACGCTGCCATAACCGACCTCTTGCGCAAGGTAGACAGCATGTCAACCCACTATGAGAAGGTTCTACAT GATACTCTAGACAGCCTGACTTCCCAGCTCTCTGTGGCTCAGCAGAGGTGGGAGAACAAGAACACATCCTTTTATCAAAATTATGAGGAACTGCTCTCTGAATTTGGCCTGAACGCACAGGACATCTAA
- the drc12 gene encoding dynein regulatory complex protein 12 isoform X1, with amino-acid sequence MLKHSCILLLFLRMRLYYTRKICNGSIVFLPLLALIRIFMHASVCVITTALHCESVAKVQSDRSDLRTCLKDSEQKLLQERQDHRDINSALSHEYKTMKMELTKKVKRLEKEVSLLNEELALCQEELKKEKREREKMEQDNDAAITDLLRKVDSMSTHYEKVLHDTLDSLTSQLSVAQQRWENKNTSFYQNYEELLSEFGLNAQDI; translated from the exons ATGTTGAAGCACAGTTGTATACTTTTGCTCTTTTTACGAATGAGGCTCTATTATACCAGAAAAATCTGTAATGGGAGTATTGTTTTCCTTCCGCTTCTTGCCCTCATCCGTATATTCATGCATGCAAGTGTTTGTGTGATAACCACAGCGTTACACTGTGAGTCTGTAGCAAAGGTCCAGTCTGATAGAAGTGACTTGAGGACATGTTTGAAAGACTCGGAGCAGAAGCTGCTGCAAGAGAGACAAGACCACAGGGATATCAACTCTG CCCTCAGTCACGAGTACAAAACCATGAAGATGGAGCTGACTAAGAAGGTGAAGAGACTGGAGAAGGAGGTCAGCCTGCTGAATGAAGAACTTG CCCTGTGTCAGGAGGAactaaagaaagagaaaagagaacgtGAGAAGATGGAACAGGACAATGACGCTGCCATAACCGACCTCTTGCGCAAGGTAGACAGCATGTCAACCCACTATGAGAAGGTTCTACAT GATACTCTAGACAGCCTGACTTCCCAGCTCTCTGTGGCTCAGCAGAGGTGGGAGAACAAGAACACATCCTTTTATCAAAATTATGAGGAACTGCTCTCTGAATTTGGCCTGAACGCACAGGACATCTAA